CCGCCCCATGAAGGACGGCGTGATTGCGGACTATCGCGTTACCGAGGCGATGCTCCGCTACTATATAGACAAGTCGCTCGGCAGGTTTAATCTCTTCCGACCGGAGGTGATCGTCTCAGTCCCCGCCGGGGTGACTTCGACCGAGCGGCGGGCGGTGATTGAGGCCGCTCTCAAGGCCGGCGCGCGGCGGGCGTTTGTCGTGAAGGAGCCGATCCTTGCTGCGATTGGCGCCGGGATCCCGATCCACGAGGCGCGCGGACACATGGTGGTGGATATCGGCGGCGGCACGACCGACGTCGCGGTGATCTCGCTTGGCGGCATCGTTGCCTCGACCTCGGTGAAGTGCGCGGGCAATCGTCTTGATGCTGCGATCGTGGACTATGTGAAAAAACAATTTAATCTCGCGATCGGCGAGAAGACCGCCGAGGACATCAAGATCGGCGTCGGCTCGGCGGTCTCGGTCGAGGAGGAGCTCGTGCAGACGATCAAGGGGCGCGATTATCTCTCCGGCCTGCCGCGCTCCGCCGAGGTGCGCACGAACGAGGTGGTTAAAGCGCTCGTCCGCGAGCTCCACCAGATGATCAAGGCGATTAAAGATGTGCTCCACGAGACGCCGCCGGAACTTGCCGCGGACATCATTGACCAGGGGATCATCATGTCCGGCGGCTCCTCGCTCCTGCGGAACATGCCCGAGCTCGTCTTCCGCCGCACGGGTGTCAGCGCTCGGCTTGCCGAAGACCCCCTCTACTGTGTTGCTAAAGGCACCGGTATCGCTCTTGAGCACTTGGAGGTGTATAAAAAGAGCATCATCGCAAAGTAGAGACTCGTGGCACTGTCTTTAAGAGTTGGCTTGCATAAAAAATGGAACGGGCAGCCGTAGGCTGCCCGTGTGCATCTCGGATCGTGGAGGCGCTATGCGTTGAGTGTGCTTTTAAGCACCTCCTCAAATTGTTGTTTTCGAGTCGAATTTTCTTCGTTTTCTGCTTCGAGTCTAAGAGCGCGTTTGAGTACAATCGGCACTTTTGACTCTCCCCAACACTCGGCTATCTGGCCTGCGGCCATGAACGCCTGAAAGCGCCAATTCCGAAGTTCCCGCCTGTCGAGCAGATACTTTTTGACGTACTGCACGACCGGGGATACATTCGCTTGTACTGCAAGCACGGAGCGTACGTTCTCTTCGAACGTATGGCCATTTTCCGTGTTGCTGAAGTACGCAGTCGTGTACGCCGTCGAGTGGAGTAGCGTTTTTGCGCCGTGAACTGAAAGCTTCTGCTCTCGTCCAAGTTCCCGCAGCGTCTGTACGGCGAGATAGTGGTAGTGAAACGCGCGCGTGTTCTCGAGTATTTGCCGGCATGCTTCCTCCGCGTTCACTTTTTTGCCCTCAAGGTCGCCAATGAGCTGGCGGACGTCAGCGAGCGCGATCTGCTGCATGTCCCACTCGTATGGCTCACCGTACTTTTGTCGCGCGAGACACGCAAAAATATTCTCTTCCCTCCTTTTCATCGATTTCCTTTCTTCTACAGGTTTTTCATTGTGCAGCGCATAGCATTGCGCGTGGAACGAATCCTACGATATAGTACACACACCGGACGTTTTTTGCAACCGCCCCCTTTCTTTGCTCCGCGCGATTGTTTCTTGACGTGTTCTGCATTAGTCTGCGTCCAGTCTGCGCAATTCTGCGAAAAATGGAAGAATCAATTCGCCAATTTCATACACAATTTTGTTTTGAGCCAGTAATAGAAAATGGTGACGGCTTGCTGCGGACGGAGAAATTTATCCTCTGCGGCATGGGCGGCTCGGCGCTTGCGGCTGGACTTTTGCGGGTGCATAATCCGCGGGTTGATCTCTTGGTGCATCGGGACTACGGCCTGCCTCGAGTGCCCGAGTATTTTCTCCGCGAGAGTTTAATCGTCGCAAGCTCCTACTCGGGCAACACCGAGGAGACGATCGACGCTTTCGAGTGCGCGCGGAAAGCAGGGCTTCATGTCGCTGCAGTCACGACCAGCGGAAAGCTCCTTGAGCTCGCGCGTGAGCACGGGGCGCCGCACATCGTACTGCCAAGCACAGGGATCCAGCCGCGCATGGCCGTGGGCTTGATGATAAAAGCGCTGGCGAAGCTCGCCGGAGACGAATCGGCCCTCACGAGCCTCACCGCGCTTGCGGAGACTTTTCACCCAAGCGCCTTTGAAAGTGAAGGCCAGGCACTCGCCGAGGCGCTCGTCGGCAAAGTGCCGGTGGTCTACGCTTCGACCGTGAACCTGCCGCTCGCCTATACGTGGAAGATTACATTTAACGAAACGGGGAAGATCCCCGCGTTCTGCCATGTCTTTCCCGAGCTCAATCATAATGAAATGACCGGATTCGATACGCCGGAGAGCGGTGGGCCCCGTTTTGAGGACATCCGTGAGGGCCTGAACGCGCCGTTCGCTTTCATTTTTCTCAAGGACCCGGCAGATGAGCCGCGAATCGTAAAGCGCATGGCAGTGCTTGAGCAGCTCTATCGCGTGCGAGGTCTTCCGGTGCAGACGATAGCGCTTGCCAGCGGAGGCGGGTTTGAGAAAATTTTCTCCTCGCTCATTCTCGCCAGCTGGGCGGCTCTCTATACGGCCGCGAATTACGGTCTTGAGAGCACGGGGGTGCCGATGGTTGAGGAGTTCAAAAAGCGCATAGCATTGTGAATATCGAAGCACGAAATCGCGTAACATTTGACATGTGACCTTTGACATTTGACGACGACAAACGCTCTCGTTAGTGGTCAACGGTCAAATGTTACAGGTCAAATGTCGTAGACTTTTGTTTCGGATTTGAGAACGATCATGCACGCACGAAGAAAAAAGCAGGCAACGAGTGGTACCAACGCGGCGACGGCGGTGTTTGCGGAACGAAAGCGTCGCGCCCGCGCGATAGCGCGGGCGCTCAAGGAATTACTTCCTAACGCCAGAATCGCGCTCAATTACAGTAATCACTGGGAGCTCGCGGTCGCGGTGGTGCTTTCGGCCCAGTGTACGGACAAAAAAGTAAACGAGGTCACGGCACGGCTTTTCAAAAAGTATCGAACACTTGAAGACTACATTCGAGGGGATCCGCGCGAGTTCGAGCAAGACATCCGCGAGACCGGCTTCTTCCGCGCTAAAGCGAAGAACATCCTTGCCGCGGCGCGGATACTGAAGGAGCGTTTCGGCGGCATGGTACCATGCAGTATGGAGGAGCTTCTCTTACTCCCCGGCGTCGCGCGGAAAACCGCGAACGTGATTCTCGGCAATGCCTGTGGTATCGTTGTAGGAGTCGCGGTCGATACGCACGTGAAGCGTTTCGCGCAGAAGTTTAATCTCTCGGACTCCCGCGACCCGCAGAGGATCGAGCGAGATTTGATGGAGCTTCTGCCTCAGTGTGAGTGGTTTACCATA
This sequence is a window from bacterium. Protein-coding genes within it:
- the nth gene encoding endonuclease III, with the protein product MHARRKKQATSGTNAATAVFAERKRRARAIARALKELLPNARIALNYSNHWELAVAVVLSAQCTDKKVNEVTARLFKKYRTLEDYIRGDPREFEQDIRETGFFRAKAKNILAAARILKERFGGMVPCSMEELLLLPGVARKTANVILGNACGIVVGVAVDTHVKRFAQKFNLSDSRDPQRIERDLMELLPQCEWFTITYRLIDYGRHFCPARKHECGEHPLTKLYPRAAGIWPRAR
- a CDS encoding rod shape-determining protein, encoding MAFFSKKLGIDLGTANTLVYIPGRGVVLNEPSVVAVSVGENRVLAVGLEAKEMVGRTPDSIVAYRPMKDGVIADYRVTEAMLRYYIDKSLGRFNLFRPEVIVSVPAGVTSTERRAVIEAALKAGARRAFVVKEPILAAIGAGIPIHEARGHMVVDIGGGTTDVAVISLGGIVASTSVKCAGNRLDAAIVDYVKKQFNLAIGEKTAEDIKIGVGSAVSVEEELVQTIKGRDYLSGLPRSAEVRTNEVVKALVRELHQMIKAIKDVLHETPPELAADIIDQGIIMSGGSSLLRNMPELVFRRTGVSARLAEDPLYCVAKGTGIALEHLEVYKKSIIAK
- a CDS encoding SIS domain-containing protein, giving the protein MEESIRQFHTQFCFEPVIENGDGLLRTEKFILCGMGGSALAAGLLRVHNPRVDLLVHRDYGLPRVPEYFLRESLIVASSYSGNTEETIDAFECARKAGLHVAAVTTSGKLLELAREHGAPHIVLPSTGIQPRMAVGLMIKALAKLAGDESALTSLTALAETFHPSAFESEGQALAEALVGKVPVVYASTVNLPLAYTWKITFNETGKIPAFCHVFPELNHNEMTGFDTPESGGPRFEDIREGLNAPFAFIFLKDPADEPRIVKRMAVLEQLYRVRGLPVQTIALASGGGFEKIFSSLILASWAALYTAANYGLESTGVPMVEEFKKRIAL